The DNA region CGGGCTCGCGGACCCGGAACCGGACCCCGATCTTCCCGTCGAGGATGCGAGCCTGGTGTTGACCACGGTGGCGGCGGGCCTAACCCCCACAGTGCTCCTGACCGCGCCGCCGGGAGACGGCCGGCTCTTCATCGTCGAGCAGTCTGGCCTCATCAGCATAGTTTCGGGCGGGCAGCTCGTGGCCGAGCCATTCCTGGACATCACCGACCGCGTGAGGTCCGGCGGCGAGCTCGGCCTGCTCGGCCTGGCCTTCCACCCGCAGTTCGCCGCCAACGGCAGGTTCTACGTGCACTACACGCGGCAGGACGGTGGCTCGCGCATCGCGCGCTTCGAGGTCGGCTCCGATGCGGACGTGGCGGATCCCGCCACCGAGTCCGCGGTGCTGGACGTGGCCCAGCCGTTCTCGAACCACAACGGCGGCATGATCGCCTTCGGCCCCGACGGCAACCTGTTCATCGGCATGGGCGACGGCGGCAGCGGCGGCGACCCGCTAGGCAGTGGGCAGGACGAGGCGAGCCTGCTGGGGGCCATGCTGCGCATCGACGTGGACGGGACCGAGCCATACGCCATCCCGTCCGGCAACCCGTTCCCGGCGGGCGGCGCGGCGCGTCCGGAAATCTGGGCGCTGGGACTGCGAAATCCGTGGCGCTTTTCGATCGATCCCGTCCTGCGTGAGATCTGGATCGGCGACGTGGGCCAGGATCGCCTGGAGGAGATCAACAGGGCGTCCCTGGACGCGGCTGGACTCAACTACGGCTGGAACGTGATGGAGGGCAGCGAGTGTTTCGCGACCGCTTCCTGCGACGCGACCGGGCTCACGCTCCCTGTTCTGGAATACGCCCACGGCGAGGGCTGCTCCGTGATCGGCGGCCACGTCTACAGG from Gemmatimonadota bacterium includes:
- a CDS encoding PQQ-dependent sugar dehydrogenase yields the protein MLTTVAAGLTPTVLLTAPPGDGRLFIVEQSGLISIVSGGQLVAEPFLDITDRVRSGGELGLLGLAFHPQFAANGRFYVHYTRQDGGSRIARFEVGSDADVADPATESAVLDVAQPFSNHNGGMIAFGPDGNLFIGMGDGGSGGDPLGSGQDEASLLGAMLRIDVDGTEPYAIPSGNPFPAGGAARPEIWALGLRNPWRFSIDPVLREIWIGDVGQDRLEEINRASLDAAGLNYGWNVMEGSECFATASCDATGLTLPVLEYAHGEGCSVIGGHVYRGAAVPALRGHYFFSDFCSGFIRSIDLAAAASSYKEWITPALGQVLSFGVDGAGELYVLTSIGRVWRVDGTAE